ACCTTCTTGAAAATAAACCTCCGGGCGATGCTTGCGCCGTGGAAAGATGATCGCCCGGTAAAGGCGGTCGCGAAATGTGCAGATGATATTCATCATCGGTTCGTCATTGCCGCCCATGACGTGGTTCATGGCGTTGATCGTACGCGCCAGCGCCGCCATCATCGCGCTTTCGTCACCGCCGGTGAGCAGCAGGATTTCCCGTCCCAATTCCTGGCTTGTGTGCAGCGTGACACCAGGCAAGTTTTTTGCCAGCACGTTGCGTCCCGATTCGAGGATTTGTGTTTCCACAGGAATGACGTGCGAGGGACACGCTTGAAAGTGCAAATGATCAGGCGCCGAAGCACCGCAGCGCGGGCCGTTATAAAACACGCTGAACTGCGGACTGAACTCCCGCGCCAGGTTCAATAGGATTTCAATACTTCCGTCGATGGCTTGCGGCCGATGCTGCACATGCGCAATGGTATAATGCTGTGCGAAGATCGGGGCCGGGTTGCACAACACGAGATAGTCATCGCGATAGCCGACGCCCTTTTGCTGGCCGGGCAGATTTTTTTCACAGAGAAAGCACGGCCGCGCTTGAATGGATTGAGCATCGACTCTAGCGCCGCTGCTGATCGCGCGTTGCGGATTAAACTGCAAGCGCACGACAAAACCTTCAGCGTGCAGCTCGCGCACGCGCACGGAGTCGAGGGCGCGATAACCCTCGGCAAGCTGCGGCCACGCAGCTTTTTGCTGTTCGAGTAAATCCAGCGCCAACTGTGACAGCGAAGGCGGATTTTGTGAAGGATCGTAATAGGCGAAAAATCGGCTGGACTGCAAAATGACTCTCCTGCAAAAGATGCTACCGCGAAAGATTCGGACTCATCTGGGCTTCTGCAAAGCGCCGGCTACCTGCGCGAGCGAGCGCTTTGTTGCCGCGCCAGTATTTCCATGGTGCGGATCTTGTCTTTGTAATAATCATTGCGATTGATCTTGTCGATAGGCAACGCTGCATCAGTGTTGCCCTCCCAGCGCCGGCAAAGATAAACGCAATCGTAAATGCGGCCGATTTGATACTCTCGCGATAGCCGCAGGGCCACGGCATAATCCTCGCCGTAGCTCACATTGGGAAGGCCGGCTTCACGCAGCAAGGCGGTGTCAAAGGCGCGCGGCGCGCCCAGGCCGTTGATGCGTAGCGCGTTGTTGCGGCCGTTGGCCGGTGTCCATTCGCGGTGATCGATCAGGCCGGGCGGAATTTCTTCGAGATTCATATTCACCAGCCGGTACGAGCCAATGACCATGGCGTAATTCCCGCTGCGAAATTCATTGACAATTTTTTGCAGCGTGTCCGGCCCGCTGTAGATGTCGTCGGAATCGAGCTGCACGGAATATCTGCCGCAATGCTCAGAGGCGACTGCTTCATTCCAGCAGCCGCCGATGCCAAGATCATGGCGCTGCGGAATGATATGTATCAGAGTTGAATGCTGCGCCGAGAGTTCTTGCAATTTCTCCGTCGTGCCGTCGGTGGAGTGATTGTCGACGACAATGACGTTAAAGGAAAAATCCGTCTGTTGATTGAGCGCGCTGAGAACAGCGTCGGCAATAGTGCGCGCGCGGTTGCGCACGGGAATGATGACACTCGCCGTCACCGGAAAATCATGCAAAGGCTTGGGAACTTTCTTGAAGCGCGGCGGCAGATAAGCGCCGAGACGCTTGAGATGCTGTGTCGCAACTTTCTCCATCTCCACTTGCACGGCGCGGTTGCGCGGATCGACGTAATCAAAATGCTTCTCGCCGCTCAAACGGACATCGGCCTCAGTTTTCGTGTAAAGAAATTCCTGAATGTGAAACAGCTCGTGCTGCAGCGAGAGTTTCAAGCGTAAATCATACAGCCCGGCGAATTCGACGCTGGCAATGGCGCCGTATTTTTTTAAACTGGCGCGCACCGCCGCCATGTTGAAAAGCAACACGCTGCCAAAATCGAAATTGTCGCGCACGCTGCCGATTTGGTAGTCGTTCACCGGGTGTTCACTGCGTTCGCCATTTTTGATCTCAAAAAAATCCGCGTACACCATCCCAGCGCGGGTGCTCTCCGCTGCTGTCAAAAGTCTTTCCAAAGCACGCTGGCCAAGTTGAATCTCAGCCGCAGGCAAAACCAATAGCGCATACGGTGTTTTGATACTCTTGAACACCGCGTTCAGCGTCTTGCCGGAATGCCATCCGGTCACACGCAGCCCTTCACATTTAGCGTGGTCCGGAATCTCTCCACCGCCGTGCAGCAACAGAATCTTTTTTACAGAATCGGCGACCGAGAACTGTTGTAATGTTTCATTGAATTGGCTGGAAGGGGATGCGGGGATAATGACAGTCAACGCGCTCATGCAATTTCCTCATATTCGATAATGCAAAGCCTAACTTGTATTTGCGAGAATCGGGAGAGAATCTCATAAGATTCTAATAGAATATTGCAATAAATCGGCTGCTAGTCGCGCCGCTCATCTTTTCTGAAAAGGCTACCGGATTCTCATGGCGCAAGCGCCGACAAAACATAAGGCGCAACACCTAGAACCGCAAGAGTTTTCTCAACTTCATGCCGGCGGCAAATTTTTAGAGGCCGTTCGATTTTTGCCAAAAATTTTGTCCGTAAACACATTGAGGCTTGATAATCAAAAATAACTTTTGTAGACTCCGCGCCGGTTGCAAAATTCCCTTCAACTGCGCGCAGTGGATTGAGCAAATATTTTGGCTGAGGAGCTTGGTCATGCGATTCGAAGAAAAATATCAAGATGTATTGCAAAACATTGAGTTTGCGATCGTGAGCGTGTATCGTGACCATCCGGAGTTGACGGATTATGATATCGCCGATGCCGTTCAGGCATTGACGCGCCAATATGTAGCGGAAGCGGCAAAACGCTATCAGCCTTACACCAATCTCTCCGATCGTGCGAATCTGGTCGTGCAGGCAGCCAAAAACATGTGTGACTGGCGTTTGGGGCGCAACACGTTTGAAACCCAGGAGGGCGAAAAAATTGCGTCGCCGAACAATACACTGGATGAAATCATTGCTTGTCTTAAACGTATTCACAAATCCGTGCAGTTTTGGACAAAAGAAGGCGGGCGGCAGGGTTATCTGAAATTCGTCAGCAAATACATCTAACTTAAACCATCATGAGGGCAACGTGTCGGTCTGGAAAATTCAAGATTCCATCGAAGCATACAACATCGCGCAATGGGGCGCAAATTTTTTTGCCGTGAATGAAAACGGCCACGTGGTAGTGCATCCCAACGGCGACACGGGACGCGCGATCGATCTCAAAATCCTGGTTGACGAGATTCAACAACGCGGCATCCAACTGCCGCTGTTGGTGCGCTTCTCCGATGTTCTGCGCACGCGTGTGCGCGACCTGTGTACAAGCTTTCAAAATGCCATCGAAGAATACAAGTATCAATCGGTTTATCGCGGCGTCTATCCCATCAAAGTCAACCAGCAGAAACACGTCGTCTCCACCATCGTGGACGCAGGGCGGCCGTTTCATTACGGCCTGGAAGCCGGCTCGAAACCAGAATTATTGACGACCATGGCATTGATCGATGATCCCGAGGCGTTGATCGTGTGCAACGGCTACAAAGACGAGGAGTTCATCGAGCTGGGCTTGTTGGCGCGCAAAGTGGGCAAGAATGTTGTGCTCGTCGTGGAAAAGTTCAATGAAGTTGATTTGATCATCAAAATCGCGGAGCGCATGAACGTGAAGCCGGCCATCGGGCTGCGCATCCGGCTTTCCACCAAAGGCGCGGGCCGCTGGGAAGCCTCAGGCGGCGATCGCTCAAAATTCGGATTAGGGCCGGTGGAAATTTTGCAGACGGTGGACAAGCTCAAATCCCAAAACATGCTCGATTGTTTGCAGTTGCTGCACTATCATCTCGGGAGCCAAATCACCGCCATTCGAAATATCAAAGACGCGCTGCGCGAAGCCGGCCGCTATTACGTCGAAATCAAAAAGCTTGGCGCGGCGTTGACGTATTTCGATGTCGGCGGCGGCCTGGCGGTGGATTATGACGGCTCGCGCACGAATTTCTCCGCCTCCGCCAATTACTCGTTGCAGGAATATGCCAACGACGTCGTCTATCAAATCATGACGACGTGCGACGAGGCCAACGTACCGCATCCCATCATTGTAAGCGAATCCGGACGCGCCATCACGGCGCATCATTCTGTGTTGGTATTCAACGTGTTGGGCGCGATTGCGTCACAGCCGATCGAACCGCAAAAACCGGTTGACGCCCCGCCGCTGGTGGTCGAGTTGTGGGATTCCTATCAAAGCCTGAGCCGGAAAAATTATCAGGAAGCCTATCACGACATTCAACATGCGCGCGAGCAGATCTTAAACATGTTCAATCTCGGTTATCTCAATCTGCACTGGCGCGCCTACGCCGAAGCGGTTTATCGCGCGGCCAATCACAAGATTCAGCGCCTGGCCAAGGATTGGGACTATATTCCGGATGAATTGGAGGGATTGGACAAAGCTCTGGCGGATATTTACTTTTGCAATTTCTCGCTGTTTCAATCGCTGCCCGATGCCTGGGCGATCGATCAGGTTTTCCCGATCATGCCGATTCACCGCCTGCATGAAAATCCAACGCAATCCGCCGTGCTGGCCGACATCACCTGCGATTCCGACGGCTGCATCGATCGCTTCATTGATTTGCGCGACGTTAAAGATGTGTTGCCGCTGCATCCGCTGCATGAAAGTGAAGAGTATCTCATCGGCATCTTTCTCGTCGGCGCTTATCAGGAGATTCTCGGCGATTTGCACAATCTGTTCGGCGACAACAATGCCGTACACGTGACGCTCGACGGCGACGAGCATACTTACAAAATCGAGCATGTCGAATACGGCGACACGGTGGCCGAGGTGCTGGGTTATGTGCAGCAGAAGAAGGACGATCTCGTCAACCGCTTTCGCGAAAGCGTCGAGCGCGCAGTGCGCGAGGGCAAATGCTCGATACACGAATCGCGCCACGTGCTTGAAATGTATCGTAACGGCTTTGAGGGATATACTTACATGGAGGGCTGATCTGCGCCGCCAAATTCAGGTGGGAGAGGCGAGTACCGGATAGCCGTGTAAAACTATTACAACTCGCGTTCTCCTGCGCGAATAAATCCAACAAAGGCCGGCTTTCAAACACTTGATTTCAAGGCTGGCCTTTGCACGTTCTTCTCAGCACGGACGGCGTGCGTAAAGATTTCCGGCGCTTCGTTTATTCAAAATGCCTGCCCGATGCTCAAATGAAATTCAAAGCGTTTCTCCGCTTCTACTTGCCGGTTGAGCTTCCACGCGAAATCGATTCGCCCCGGCCCGATGGGCGTATCCAACCGCAAACCCCAGCCTGCGGCATAATGCAGATCATCCAAAGGAAACGTGGCGCTGGAACGCCAAACGTTACCGGCGTCGGTGAAGAGAACCATGCCCAGAGTCTTCCACAAAGGCAGCCGCAACTCGAGGTTCCCCTCCAATATGCTGCGCCCGCCGCTCGGTACATCATTGTTGTCGATCGGCCCCAAGCGAAGCCGGCGCCAACCGCGCACGGACGTGCTGCCGCCGGCATAATAAAGCTCGTCCGGCACTTCGGCCTCGGTGATTTCCGGCGGCAAAAACAAACTGCCGATGCGCATGCGCGTTGCCAAAATCACGGGCTGCGAGAGGCGGGTGTAGGTGCGGTATTCCGCGGTCGCGCGCCAATACGGCTTATCCTTTAAAAACAAATTCCCCCAATTCACTTCGAGCGAACGAAAATAACCCCGGCGTGGAGAAAACAACGGCTCACTGGTATTGCCCGACATACCCAGGGTGAGCGTCGAGCGTCCCGTGCGCCGGATGCCGTTGGTTGAATCATTCATGGCTGCAATTTCGACTCGCTCAGGACGATAACGGACATAACCGCTGCTGAAACGTCCGAGACGACGGCGCATTAAGGCCTCGGCGCCCGCGCGCCGCAAGTCAAAAACGACGCGCCGCTCGCCTGCTTCATCCCTCGATTTTTCGACTTGACGCTGATAATAGGGGCTGAATTGCAGAGACGTTTTGGCATCGGGGATGTGCGGTTGAAACAGCGTGATTTGAAAACGTCCCGGTTCAAGATCGGAATATTTGGCTTCCACTTGCATGCGTCGCGCATCACCCAAAAAATTCCGCCGTTGCCAGTTGACGGTTGTACGAAAGCGATCTTCCGTGCCAAATCCCCCGCCCAATTTGAGCGTGTAACGAGGCGCTTCTCTCACCCGAACTTCGATGGGCACAGCGCTGCTCTGCTCGTCAACCGGCACGCCGCGAATTTGCACGGACTGAAACAGTTCCAATAAATAAATGCGCTGTTGCGATTCCAGCAATTTGCTCTGGTTAAAGCGTTCGCCTTCTTTGAATGAAAGTTCCTTACGGATT
This window of the Cytophagia bacterium CHB2 genome carries:
- the speA gene encoding biosynthetic arginine decarboxylase → MSVWKIQDSIEAYNIAQWGANFFAVNENGHVVVHPNGDTGRAIDLKILVDEIQQRGIQLPLLVRFSDVLRTRVRDLCTSFQNAIEEYKYQSVYRGVYPIKVNQQKHVVSTIVDAGRPFHYGLEAGSKPELLTTMALIDDPEALIVCNGYKDEEFIELGLLARKVGKNVVLVVEKFNEVDLIIKIAERMNVKPAIGLRIRLSTKGAGRWEASGGDRSKFGLGPVEILQTVDKLKSQNMLDCLQLLHYHLGSQITAIRNIKDALREAGRYYVEIKKLGAALTYFDVGGGLAVDYDGSRTNFSASANYSLQEYANDVVYQIMTTCDEANVPHPIIVSESGRAITAHHSVLVFNVLGAIASQPIEPQKPVDAPPLVVELWDSYQSLSRKNYQEAYHDIQHAREQILNMFNLGYLNLHWRAYAEAVYRAANHKIQRLAKDWDYIPDELEGLDKALADIYFCNFSLFQSLPDAWAIDQVFPIMPIHRLHENPTQSAVLADITCDSDGCIDRFIDLRDVKDVLPLHPLHESEEYLIGIFLVGAYQEILGDLHNLFGDNNAVHVTLDGDEHTYKIEHVEYGDTVAEVLGYVQQKKDDLVNRFRESVERAVREGKCSIHESRHVLEMYRNGFEGYTYMEG
- a CDS encoding glycosyltransferase family 2 protein, translating into MSALTVIIPASPSSQFNETLQQFSVADSVKKILLLHGGGEIPDHAKCEGLRVTGWHSGKTLNAVFKSIKTPYALLVLPAAEIQLGQRALERLLTAAESTRAGMVYADFFEIKNGERSEHPVNDYQIGSVRDNFDFGSVLLFNMAAVRASLKKYGAIASVEFAGLYDLRLKLSLQHELFHIQEFLYTKTEADVRLSGEKHFDYVDPRNRAVQVEMEKVATQHLKRLGAYLPPRFKKVPKPLHDFPVTASVIIPVRNRARTIADAVLSALNQQTDFSFNVIVVDNHSTDGTTEKLQELSAQHSTLIHIIPQRHDLGIGGCWNEAVASEHCGRYSVQLDSDDIYSGPDTLQKIVNEFRSGNYAMVIGSYRLVNMNLEEIPPGLIDHREWTPANGRNNALRINGLGAPRAFDTALLREAGLPNVSYGEDYAVALRLSREYQIGRIYDCVYLCRRWEGNTDAALPIDKINRNDYYKDKIRTMEILARQQSARSRR
- a CDS encoding DUF4922 domain-containing protein, which produces MFRGSIFCRRVILQSSRFFAYYDPSQNPPSLSQLALDLLEQQKAAWPQLAEGYRALDSVRVRELHAEGFVVRLQFNPQRAISSGARVDAQSIQARPCFLCEKNLPGQQKGVGYRDDYLVLCNPAPIFAQHYTIAHVQHRPQAIDGSIEILLNLAREFSPQFSVFYNGPRCGASAPDHLHFQACPSHVIPVETQILESGRNVLAKNLPGVTLHTSQELGREILLLTGGDESAMMAALARTINAMNHVMGGNDEPMMNIICTFRDRLYRAIIFPRRKHRPEVYFQEGDDRILVSPASVDMGGLIITPIEKDFVRLDAEQIANIYREVSITSEITQQIIESL